The following coding sequences are from one Ornithodoros turicata isolate Travis chromosome 1, ASM3712646v1, whole genome shotgun sequence window:
- the LOC135378060 gene encoding protein IMPACT-A-like, with amino-acid sequence METDRDEADNTCSQADEIEALMAIYEDWKVEDAEKRVYSITLHHESTNEEFYFQVRLPPDYPSESPPIYEISAPWMSPASKEALANALEDHYCTHLRESILYDWVDIIKNFLTQHGQNISEPSQPTPPALEQLTLVDVQEELQCEHVPEIFHGETFVDRRSVFQAHLAAVTSTKEVEYVLTTLKQNKKIAEATHNIWAYRIVQNQAKGIVLKDSADDGETHAGNRLLHLLDIVDAKDVYVVVTRWYGGTHLGPDRFKHINNCARDLLLQHGYIKQDKTASPGEAKNKEKRRSTPKRRS; translated from the exons ATGGAGACAGACAGAGATGAGGCTGACAACACATGCTCCCAG GCTGATGAAATAGAGGCACTGATGGCCATTTATGAAGACTGGAAGGTTGAGGATGCAGAAAAACGTGTCTACAGCATCACATTGCATCATGAGAGCACAAATGAGGAATTCTATTTCCAG GTAAGATTACCACCAGATTATCCCTCTGAGTCACCTCCAATCTACGAAATCAG TGCTCCATGGATGAGCCCAGCTTCCAAAGAGGCCTTAGCAAATGCTCTTGAAGACCACTACTG CACACATTTGAGAGAGAGTATTCTCTATGACTGGGTGGATATTATAAAGAACTTCTTGACGCAACATGGACAAAACATCAGTGAGCCGAGCCAGCCAACGCCTCCTGCTTTGGAGCAGCTCACACTGGTTGATGTACAAGAAG AACTGCAGTGTGAACATGTGCCTGAGATTTTCCACGGTGAAACATTTGTTGACCGTAGAAGCGTGTTTCAGGCTCATCTTGCTGCAGTTACGAGTACGAAAGAG GTGGAATACGTATTGACAACACTGAAACAGAATAAAAAAATTGCAGAAGCAACACATAATATCTGGGCCTACAG GATAGTGCAAAATCAGGCTAAAGGAATTGTCTTAAAAGACTCTGCAGATGATGGTGAAACACATGCTGGGAACCGTCTACTACACCTACTAGAT ATTGTGGATGCCAAAGATGTCTACGTAGTCGTAACAAGATGGTATGGTGGAACACACCTTGGGCCAGATCGTTTCAAACATATCAACAACTGTGCCAGAGATCTACTACTTCAACATGGCTACATAAAACAGGATAAAACTGCCTCTCCTGGAGAGgcaaaaaacaaggagaaacgaAGAAGTACACCAAAGAGAAGGAGCTGA